A window of the Streptomyces sp. NBC_01351 genome harbors these coding sequences:
- a CDS encoding ATP-binding protein: protein MTERRTRIRRTMVERETELAIVDEALDQLTGTAPDAGGALLAFSGPAGLGKTTLLAELRRRAHARSCTVLAARGGEQEQSQPFHVARQLIQPQLAGTSERELRAALGSWYSIVGPALGLCAPEQGAPPDPQGLRDGLDWVLTHLVVQRAPVTLVLDDAHWADPESLGWLAAYAPRAEHLPLLLVVAYRPDELPAHADAFRTLPGRAGQRPLALAPLTAPAVATLVREAIGEHADDAFCREAWAVTTGNPFETVELTAKIRDKGLPPVEASAPLLRDLAAAQRGSGLVARLERLGPSTVRFAWACAVLGTAIPQDLAARVAALGAEEAVDATGRLRDARILSAATPEASATEKPDAGLEFVHPLIATAIYRAIPDALRVALHGKAAAAVVDAGLGPSAAARHLLETHPENDPWVVRTLREAAGENLRAGAPEAARRQLARALREPPDFDERAAVLYELGCASLLTEPANTVNHLRAALAEPVDDPALRQGIVIRLAQVLAHSDRLAEASESLAREIPHTQDARARLRLQSEQFMWDAFNAAETDSPARSRRLARLADRLTGRDLTERYVIGLRAWDACLRGEPVDVVLHHAGRVLEQPFSWAYEDRGFEVPVLVAMAHVYADRPGRADELFEAGTAEFERQGWRGAHLSFGYSLRAYIRFRRGRLAEAEELARAGLQLAERVGRGTPVHWYTIAILITTLLARGRTDEAWELAREHEFGRPFPSAVVFPDSQTVYAELLLARGDTKAAAAELEEVDRRLTPRGIQNPAWCPWQLYLARAVAAEDPERARALAGDALRRARAFGAPSGIGQALRVAAEVAAPADRAGLLREAVAVLAASPAGYELTRALAALGTELRDEELLTRAVVTARECGADGLAAEVTDTLLSLGGGLPCASRGDDRLTEEERRAAERALRGERIPTAAARHHPTAGSKSPRTGRPAVPAPALGPAPASALGPAQTLSQDLASAPGASLAPAPNTARVPLQGAGPDVGPGPDLALGAAPGPDPATATAPAAGVGPGLVLGSGAAQALDPARDAGAAQGMAPSRDAGPAPGPDWDLSAACRKLGTDRSGLKAALEAFARSST, encoded by the coding sequence ATGACGGAACGCCGGACCCGCATACGGCGCACAATGGTCGAACGCGAGACCGAACTCGCCATCGTCGACGAGGCCCTCGACCAGCTCACCGGCACCGCACCGGACGCCGGCGGCGCCCTGCTCGCCTTCTCCGGACCCGCCGGACTCGGCAAGACCACCCTCCTCGCCGAACTCCGCCGCCGCGCCCACGCCCGCTCCTGCACCGTCCTCGCCGCCAGGGGCGGCGAACAGGAGCAGAGCCAGCCCTTCCACGTGGCCCGCCAGCTCATCCAGCCCCAGCTCGCCGGCACCTCCGAACGCGAACTGCGCGCCGCCCTCGGCAGCTGGTACTCCATCGTCGGCCCGGCCCTCGGCCTCTGCGCCCCCGAACAGGGCGCCCCGCCCGACCCCCAGGGCCTGCGCGACGGACTCGACTGGGTCCTCACCCACCTCGTCGTCCAGCGCGCCCCCGTCACCCTCGTCCTCGACGACGCCCACTGGGCCGACCCCGAATCCCTCGGCTGGCTCGCCGCCTACGCCCCGCGCGCCGAACACCTCCCGCTGCTCCTCGTCGTCGCCTACCGGCCCGACGAACTGCCCGCGCACGCCGATGCGTTCCGTACGCTGCCCGGCCGCGCGGGACAGCGCCCGCTCGCCCTCGCCCCGCTCACCGCGCCCGCCGTCGCCACCCTGGTCCGCGAGGCGATCGGCGAGCACGCCGACGACGCCTTCTGCCGCGAAGCCTGGGCCGTCACCACCGGCAACCCCTTCGAGACCGTCGAACTCACCGCGAAGATCCGGGACAAGGGACTCCCCCCGGTCGAGGCCAGCGCCCCGCTGCTGCGCGACCTCGCCGCCGCCCAGCGCGGCAGCGGCCTCGTCGCCCGCCTCGAACGCCTCGGCCCCTCCACCGTCCGCTTCGCCTGGGCCTGCGCGGTCCTCGGCACCGCCATCCCGCAGGACCTCGCCGCCCGCGTCGCCGCCCTCGGTGCGGAGGAAGCCGTCGACGCCACCGGCCGGCTGCGGGACGCCCGCATCCTGTCGGCCGCCACCCCCGAAGCCTCCGCCACCGAAAAGCCCGACGCGGGACTGGAGTTCGTCCACCCGCTCATCGCCACCGCCATATACCGCGCCATCCCCGACGCCCTGCGCGTCGCCCTCCACGGCAAGGCCGCCGCGGCCGTCGTCGACGCCGGACTGGGCCCCTCCGCCGCCGCCCGCCACCTCCTGGAGACCCACCCCGAGAACGACCCCTGGGTGGTGCGCACCCTGCGCGAGGCCGCCGGCGAGAATCTGCGCGCCGGAGCCCCCGAAGCAGCCCGCCGGCAGCTCGCCCGCGCCCTGCGCGAACCCCCGGACTTCGACGAACGCGCCGCCGTCCTGTACGAACTCGGCTGCGCCTCCCTGCTCACGGAGCCCGCCAACACCGTCAATCACCTGCGGGCCGCGCTCGCCGAGCCCGTGGACGACCCGGCCCTGCGCCAGGGCATCGTCATCCGGCTCGCCCAGGTCCTCGCCCACAGCGACCGCCTCGCCGAGGCCTCCGAATCCCTCGCGCGGGAGATCCCGCACACCCAGGACGCCCGCGCCCGACTGCGCCTGCAGTCCGAGCAGTTCATGTGGGACGCCTTCAACGCCGCCGAGACCGACTCCCCGGCCCGCTCCCGCCGCCTCGCCCGGCTCGCCGACCGGCTGACCGGCCGCGACCTCACCGAGCGGTACGTCATCGGGCTGCGCGCCTGGGACGCCTGCCTGCGCGGGGAACCTGTGGACGTGGTCCTGCACCATGCCGGACGGGTCCTGGAGCAGCCCTTCAGCTGGGCGTACGAGGACCGCGGCTTCGAGGTCCCGGTGCTGGTGGCCATGGCGCACGTGTACGCCGACCGGCCGGGCCGGGCGGACGAGCTCTTCGAGGCGGGGACCGCCGAGTTCGAACGGCAGGGCTGGCGCGGGGCGCACCTCTCCTTCGGGTACAGCCTGCGCGCCTACATCCGCTTCCGGCGCGGGCGGCTCGCGGAGGCCGAGGAACTGGCCCGGGCCGGGCTGCAGCTCGCCGAGCGCGTGGGCCGCGGCACGCCCGTGCACTGGTACACCATCGCCATCCTCATCACGACGCTGCTCGCCCGCGGCCGGACCGACGAGGCCTGGGAGCTGGCCCGGGAGCACGAGTTCGGCCGGCCCTTCCCGTCGGCGGTGGTCTTCCCGGACTCCCAGACCGTCTACGCCGAACTGCTCCTCGCCCGGGGCGACACGAAGGCAGCCGCCGCCGAACTGGAGGAGGTCGACCGGCGGTTGACCCCGCGCGGCATCCAGAACCCGGCCTGGTGCCCCTGGCAGCTGTACCTGGCCCGGGCCGTGGCCGCGGAGGACCCCGAGCGGGCCCGCGCCCTGGCCGGCGACGCCCTGCGGCGGGCCCGCGCCTTCGGCGCCCCCTCCGGCATCGGCCAGGCCCTGCGGGTGGCGGCCGAGGTCGCGGCCCCCGCGGACCGGGCGGGGCTGCTGCGGGAGGCGGTGGCCGTACTCGCGGCCTCCCCGGCGGGATACGAACTGACCCGAGCGCTGGCCGCGCTCGGCACGGAGCTACGGGACGAGGAGCTGTTGACGCGGGCCGTGGTGACGGCGCGGGAATGCGGCGCGGACGGGCTCGCGGCGGAGGTGACCGACACCCTGCTGAGCCTGGGCGGCGGCCTGCCGTGCGCCTCCCGCGGGGACGACCGCCTCACGGAGGAGGAACGCCGGGCAGCCGAGCGCGCGCTGCGCGGCGAGCGGATCCCGACGGCGGCCGCCCGGCACCACCCGACCGCGGGATCGAAATCACCCCGCACGGGCCGCCCCGCGGTGCCGGCACCGGCCTTGGGCCCGGCCCCGGCATCGGCCCTGGGCCCGGCCCAAACCCTGAGCCAGGATCTGGCATCGGCCCCGGGCGCGAGCCTGGCCCCGGCTCCGAACACGGCCCGGGTCCCGCTCCAGGGCGCGGGCCCGGACGTGGGCCCTGGCCCGGACTTGGCCTTGGGAGCGGCGCCTGGCCCGGACCCGGCCACTGCCACGGCGCCTGCCGCGGGCGTAGGCCCTGGCCTGGTCCTGGGGTCGGGCGCGGCCCAGGCTCTGGACCCGGCCCGGGACGCGGGCGCGGCCCAAGGCATGGCCCCATCCCGGGACGCGGGCCCGGCCCCGGGGCCGGACTGGGACCTGTCCGCCGCCTGTCGCAAGCTCGGCACCGACCGGTCCGGGCTGAAGGCCGCGCTGGAGGCGTTCGCCCGTAGCTCAACGTGA
- a CDS encoding maleylpyruvate isomerase family mycothiol-dependent enzyme, producing MDQTERITLFQSEASAFEKAVRRAVDAGGPLPPVPSCPGWSVSDLVGHLGGVHRYLAHVLRERLAAPPDPAGLALPDVPADPEALTDWFAQGARELAELFRELGTDTPVWSWSAEQSSGFWLRMQLIELAVHRWDAESATGTPGPLDPTLSADAVTQTFQVMAPARRSWKQAPPGTGERYRFRRTDGPESWTVAFAGDEVRLEDGPTTAPVDVEAAGPASDLALFLWGRPPATALRVSGDATRLRHWFTLVPQV from the coding sequence ATGGACCAGACAGAACGGATCACCCTGTTCCAGAGCGAGGCGTCCGCCTTCGAGAAGGCGGTCCGCCGCGCCGTCGACGCTGGCGGACCGCTGCCCCCGGTCCCCTCCTGCCCCGGCTGGTCGGTCTCCGACCTCGTCGGGCACCTGGGGGGTGTGCACCGCTACCTCGCGCACGTGCTTCGGGAGCGGCTCGCGGCCCCGCCGGACCCGGCGGGGCTCGCCCTCCCGGATGTCCCGGCCGACCCGGAGGCGCTGACGGACTGGTTCGCGCAGGGGGCGCGCGAGCTGGCGGAGCTCTTCCGGGAGCTCGGCACGGACACCCCGGTGTGGAGCTGGTCGGCGGAGCAGAGCTCCGGCTTCTGGCTGCGGATGCAGCTGATCGAGCTGGCGGTCCACCGCTGGGACGCCGAATCCGCGACGGGCACCCCCGGCCCCCTCGACCCGACCCTGTCCGCGGACGCCGTGACCCAGACCTTCCAGGTGATGGCCCCGGCCCGCCGCTCCTGGAAGCAGGCCCCGCCGGGAACCGGGGAGCGCTACCGCTTCAGGCGCACCGACGGCCCGGAATCCTGGACGGTCGCCTTCGCCGGCGACGAGGTACGGCTGGAGGACGGTCCCACCACCGCGCCGGTGGACGTCGAGGCCGCCGGGCCGGCCTCGGACCTGGCCCTCTTCCTCTGGGGCCGCCCCCCGGCCACGGCCCTGCGGGTCTCCGGCGACGCCACCCGCCTCCGCCACTGGTTCACGCTGGTCCCGCAGGTCTGA
- the kstD gene encoding 3-oxosteroid 1-dehydrogenase yields MSASASRTSSEALPSRRTVITGTGAGVLAATVLPSAAARATDGPPLGEYDVVVVGSGAAGMTAALTAAKRGLSVLVVEKAPTFGGSAARSGAGIWLPNNSVILGAGVPDTPQKAATYLAAVVGSEVPADRQAAFLSNGPRMLDFVMANSPLKFRFMDGYSDYYPNLPGGLPGGRSIEPDYLDGNILGAELARLNPAYIPVPAGMVVFSQDYKWLNLAAVNAKGLAVSTECLARGTKAALCGEKPLTMGQALAAGLRAGLMRAGVPVWLNSPLVDLVEEGGAITGVVVEKAGVRGTVRARRGVVIGSGGFEHNAQMRAQYQQQPVGTQWSVGAKENTGDGIRAGQRAGAALALMDDAWWGPSIPLPGEPYFCLAERTLPGGLIVNAKGARFVNEAAPYSDVVHVMYEKDRGAVGSHIPAWLIVDQNYRNKYLFKDILPTIVFPDSWYEAGAAKKAWSWDALAGQIGVPAAALRATLNRFNMQAWNGTDSDFHRGDTAYDHYYTDPGVTPNSCLAPIWAPPFYAFKIVPGDLGTKGGIVTDARARALRADGSVIRGLYAAGNASAAVMGHSYAGAGSTIGPAMTFGYVAANAIADA; encoded by the coding sequence ATGTCCGCAAGCGCTTCACGCACCTCCTCCGAAGCCCTCCCGTCCAGACGTACGGTCATCACCGGCACGGGAGCCGGGGTGCTCGCCGCCACCGTGCTGCCGTCCGCCGCCGCGCGCGCCACGGACGGTCCCCCACTCGGCGAGTACGACGTCGTCGTGGTCGGTTCCGGGGCCGCCGGGATGACCGCCGCGCTCACCGCCGCCAAGCGGGGGCTGAGCGTGCTGGTCGTCGAGAAGGCCCCCACCTTCGGCGGTTCGGCGGCCCGTTCCGGAGCCGGGATCTGGTTGCCGAACAACTCCGTGATCCTCGGGGCGGGCGTGCCGGACACTCCGCAGAAGGCCGCGACCTACCTCGCGGCGGTCGTCGGGAGCGAGGTGCCGGCCGACCGCCAGGCGGCGTTCCTGTCGAACGGGCCGCGGATGCTGGACTTCGTGATGGCCAACAGCCCGCTCAAGTTCCGCTTCATGGACGGCTACAGCGACTACTACCCCAACCTGCCCGGCGGTCTGCCGGGCGGCCGCTCCATCGAGCCGGATTACCTCGACGGGAACATCCTGGGCGCCGAACTGGCCCGCCTGAACCCGGCGTACATACCGGTCCCGGCCGGGATGGTGGTGTTCAGCCAGGACTACAAGTGGCTGAACCTCGCCGCGGTGAACGCGAAGGGGCTCGCCGTGTCGACGGAGTGCCTGGCGCGCGGCACGAAGGCGGCGCTGTGCGGGGAGAAGCCGCTGACGATGGGGCAGGCCCTGGCGGCCGGCCTGCGGGCCGGGCTCATGCGGGCCGGGGTGCCCGTGTGGCTGAACAGCCCGCTGGTCGACCTGGTCGAAGAGGGCGGCGCGATCACGGGGGTGGTGGTCGAGAAGGCGGGCGTACGGGGCACCGTACGGGCCCGGCGGGGGGTGGTCATCGGCTCGGGCGGTTTCGAGCACAACGCGCAGATGCGTGCGCAGTACCAGCAGCAGCCGGTCGGCACCCAATGGTCGGTGGGCGCGAAGGAGAACACCGGCGACGGCATTCGGGCGGGGCAGCGGGCGGGGGCGGCGCTGGCCCTGATGGACGACGCGTGGTGGGGGCCTTCGATCCCGCTGCCCGGGGAACCGTACTTCTGCCTCGCGGAACGGACCCTGCCGGGCGGGCTGATCGTGAACGCGAAGGGCGCGCGGTTCGTCAACGAGGCGGCGCCGTACAGCGATGTCGTGCACGTGATGTACGAGAAGGACCGGGGCGCGGTCGGCTCGCACATCCCGGCGTGGCTGATCGTGGATCAGAATTACCGCAACAAGTACCTGTTCAAGGACATCCTGCCGACGATCGTCTTCCCGGACTCCTGGTACGAGGCGGGGGCGGCGAAGAAGGCGTGGAGCTGGGACGCCCTCGCCGGCCAGATCGGGGTTCCGGCGGCGGCTCTGCGGGCGACGCTCAACCGGTTCAACATGCAGGCGTGGAACGGTACCGACTCCGACTTCCACCGGGGCGACACCGCGTACGACCACTACTACACGGACCCGGGGGTGACGCCGAACTCGTGCCTGGCGCCGATCTGGGCCCCGCCGTTCTACGCGTTCAAGATCGTGCCGGGGGATCTCGGTACGAAGGGCGGGATCGTGACCGACGCACGGGCCCGGGCGCTGCGGGCGGACGGCTCGGTGATCCGGGGTCTGTACGCGGCGGGCAACGCGAGCGCGGCGGTGATGGGCCACAGTTACGCGGGGGCCGGATCGACGATCGGTCCCGCGATGACGTTCGGCTACGTGGCGGCGAACGCCATCGCGGACGCGTGA
- a CDS encoding aminoglycoside phosphotransferase family protein: protein MYAATSSVSAPVRPYRTLPAGGGPYLEPGRPASAAQGAVRARRMPGSGSQPLSGRIDLSGPQGAQLRTALASVQRICPEFAPVQVLRRSGRSVLLVGTTGRMTAVAKVLLDHSPEWRERYRHEIAAYRTFVRHRPPVRVPRLIAADPENCTLVVERMAGRVAALQRHPVEPPPRVDLRAALGAVCRINQWRPPTELFGTPMNYARRIARDYELGLLTDRDLGDLQKLLHGVKLSGTALQFNHGDALLSNLLLSPAGPVLLDWEHAGWYLPGYDLATLWTVLGDAPAARAQISRLAQAAGPAARDAFLVNLMLVLTREIRMCETAVQRSMLATAPTQPLPSGSLSSGEEQRLLLRRLHDDAGMARRAVRAAVGTR, encoded by the coding sequence ATGTACGCAGCAACGTCCTCCGTGTCCGCACCTGTCCGGCCCTACCGCACGCTCCCGGCGGGAGGCGGCCCCTACCTCGAACCCGGCCGGCCGGCCTCGGCGGCGCAGGGCGCCGTTCGGGCCCGGCGGATGCCGGGATCCGGATCGCAGCCGCTCAGCGGAAGAATCGACCTCTCGGGGCCGCAGGGGGCGCAACTGCGCACCGCGCTCGCCTCGGTGCAGCGGATCTGTCCGGAGTTCGCGCCGGTACAGGTACTGCGGCGCAGCGGCCGGTCGGTCCTCCTGGTGGGCACGACCGGTCGGATGACCGCCGTCGCGAAGGTTTTACTGGATCACTCGCCGGAGTGGCGCGAGCGCTACCGGCACGAAATAGCGGCGTACCGGACGTTCGTCCGGCACCGCCCTCCGGTTCGCGTACCGCGGCTGATCGCCGCCGACCCGGAGAACTGCACGTTGGTGGTCGAGCGGATGGCGGGCCGGGTCGCCGCGCTCCAGCGGCACCCGGTGGAACCGCCGCCGCGGGTGGACCTGCGGGCGGCGCTGGGGGCGGTGTGCCGGATCAACCAGTGGCGTCCGCCGACCGAGCTGTTCGGGACCCCGATGAACTACGCGCGGCGGATCGCCCGCGACTACGAGCTGGGGCTGCTGACCGACCGGGACCTCGGTGACCTGCAGAAGCTGCTGCACGGCGTGAAGCTGTCGGGCACGGCGCTGCAGTTCAACCACGGTGACGCGCTGCTCTCGAACCTGCTGCTGTCCCCGGCGGGGCCGGTGCTGCTCGACTGGGAGCACGCGGGGTGGTACCTGCCCGGCTACGACCTGGCCACGCTGTGGACGGTACTGGGCGACGCCCCGGCCGCCCGGGCGCAGATCAGCAGGCTCGCCCAGGCGGCCGGTCCGGCAGCGCGGGACGCCTTCCTGGTCAATCTGATGCTGGTGCTGACCAGGGAGATCCGGATGTGCGAGACGGCGGTGCAGCGCTCGATGCTGGCGACCGCCCCGACCCAGCCGCTCCCGTCGGGCTCCCTGTCCTCGGGCGAGGAGCAGCGGCTGCTGCTGCGCCGGCTGCACGACGACGCCGGGATGGCCCGCAGGGCGGTCCGGGCGGCGGTCGGCACTCGGTAG
- a CDS encoding DNA-binding protein NsdB, giving the protein MSKGPNTRLNDLFGLAGWSKGELARMVNRQAAAMGHPQLATDTSRVRRWIDMGETPREPVPTVLAALFTERLGRVVTNEDLGFVRQRRTTRRQSDGDRQNPDGMPWAPERTAAVLTEFTGMDLMLNRRGLMGAGAALTAGSAISNAMHDWLHTDPALAKEAQHFGDAFQADPAGYDRYEAAPIGSQEIEALERSVEVFRAWDASRGGGLQRKAVVGQLNEVGGMLAYHHPDHLQRRLWGVAANLAVLAGWMSHDVGLEPTAQKYFVIAAHAAREGGDRPRAGEALSRAARQMVHLGRPNEALDLMKLAQSGSGERTLPRTRAMLHTIEAWAQAAMGKGQAMRRTLGEAEELFVSDKGDVPPPSWMQNFDEADLHGMQALAYRTLADHDATAAPVAARHAKEALRLRGEGHQRSQIFDYISMASACFIADDPEQADRYARLALVSMNETSSHRTWDRLREMYRLTGQYSGYSRIEDLREEIELALPDSPAPVRGPRGTGTRTRA; this is encoded by the coding sequence GTGAGCAAAGGTCCAAACACCCGCTTGAACGACCTGTTCGGCCTGGCCGGCTGGTCGAAGGGCGAACTGGCGAGGATGGTCAATCGGCAGGCGGCGGCCATGGGCCACCCCCAGCTGGCCACCGACACCTCGCGGGTGCGGCGCTGGATCGACATGGGGGAGACCCCGCGCGAACCGGTGCCCACGGTACTGGCAGCACTGTTCACCGAGCGGCTCGGTCGTGTCGTGACCAACGAGGACCTCGGGTTCGTACGGCAGCGGCGCACCACGAGACGGCAGTCGGACGGGGATCGGCAGAACCCCGACGGAATGCCCTGGGCGCCCGAACGCACAGCCGCGGTCCTCACCGAATTCACGGGAATGGACCTCATGCTCAACCGTCGCGGTCTGATGGGCGCGGGCGCCGCGCTCACCGCCGGCTCCGCAATCAGCAACGCCATGCACGACTGGCTCCACACCGACCCAGCCCTCGCCAAGGAGGCGCAGCACTTCGGGGATGCCTTCCAGGCCGACCCGGCGGGCTACGACCGCTACGAGGCCGCCCCGATCGGCTCGCAGGAGATCGAGGCACTGGAACGTTCCGTCGAGGTGTTCCGCGCCTGGGACGCCTCCAGAGGCGGCGGGCTCCAGCGAAAGGCCGTCGTGGGCCAGCTGAACGAGGTCGGCGGGATGCTGGCCTACCACCACCCCGACCACCTCCAGCGCAGGCTCTGGGGGGTGGCGGCCAACCTGGCGGTGCTCGCCGGCTGGATGTCCCACGACGTGGGTCTCGAACCCACCGCGCAGAAGTACTTCGTCATCGCCGCGCACGCGGCCCGCGAGGGCGGCGACCGGCCGCGCGCCGGGGAGGCACTGTCCCGCGCCGCCCGCCAGATGGTCCACCTCGGCCGGCCGAACGAGGCCCTGGACCTGATGAAGCTCGCCCAGTCCGGCTCCGGGGAGCGGACCCTGCCGCGCACCCGCGCCATGCTGCACACCATCGAGGCCTGGGCGCAGGCCGCCATGGGCAAGGGCCAGGCCATGCGCCGCACCCTGGGCGAGGCGGAGGAGCTGTTCGTCTCCGACAAGGGCGACGTGCCGCCGCCGAGCTGGATGCAGAACTTCGACGAGGCGGACCTGCACGGCATGCAGGCCCTCGCCTACCGCACCCTCGCCGACCACGACGCCACGGCGGCGCCGGTCGCGGCCCGGCACGCCAAAGAGGCGCTGCGACTGCGCGGTGAGGGCCACCAGCGCTCGCAGATCTTCGACTACATCTCGATGGCCTCGGCCTGTTTCATCGCCGACGACCCGGAACAGGCCGACCGGTACGCCCGCCTGGCCCTGGTGTCGATGAACGAGACTTCCTCGCACCGGACATGGGACCGGCTGCGCGAGATGTACCGGCTCACCGGCCAGTACTCCGGCTACTCGCGCATCGAGGACCTCCGCGAGGAGATCGAACTGGCCCTCCCCGACAGCCCGGCGCCGGTGCGCGGGCCGCGCGGTACGGGGACACGGACACGGGCGTAG
- a CDS encoding PP2C family protein-serine/threonine phosphatase, protein MPSHLFADRPAQPPEPGSVDALISQTRRLRGEVDAVRRDTVVDDDDAQGRWQRALCDLAVHHLDDLGEHLGQLKEGLPPAPETIELPHSAPEAGPEAQTRVGSAEWNLLTDEVSWSDELFQIFGRSPEAGALPLDELGSTLFSEDQPLLTAWVTACLVDGKAIDGEFRIVRADGRVRTLHMRGEPVLDSDGCTASMWAVLRDVSELRRSQRAVRESRDSLQRQREIAQTEHRLAVELQEAVLPPWRGSLRFPHGNAGTLDVAAHYLPSATSALIGGDWYDALELPDGSSMLTVGDLTGHGVTATSGMAMMLGALRGMAMAGIEPGPLMGWLNQLLETSVQPALGSAVCCRYDATRRVLSWAQAGHPAPLLFRRGSGRSLLPPEGVLLGATSGAAYGQAEERLEVGDVLVLHTDGLTPRSIEFSRADGSERLLALAPRFSAARSAQDCVRMVIEEFGESEREDDACVLVARVGG, encoded by the coding sequence ATGCCGTCCCACCTGTTCGCGGACCGTCCCGCGCAGCCGCCCGAGCCGGGGTCGGTGGACGCACTGATCTCACAGACCCGGCGGCTGCGGGGAGAAGTGGACGCGGTGCGCCGCGACACGGTCGTCGACGACGACGACGCCCAGGGCCGCTGGCAGCGAGCCCTGTGCGACCTCGCCGTGCACCACCTCGACGACCTCGGCGAGCACCTCGGCCAGCTCAAGGAGGGGCTGCCGCCGGCGCCCGAGACCATCGAGCTCCCGCATTCCGCCCCCGAGGCCGGGCCCGAGGCACAGACCCGGGTCGGCAGCGCCGAGTGGAACCTGCTGACCGACGAGGTCAGTTGGTCCGACGAGCTGTTCCAGATCTTCGGCCGCTCCCCCGAGGCGGGCGCGCTCCCCCTCGACGAACTGGGCTCGACCCTGTTCTCCGAGGACCAGCCGCTGCTCACCGCGTGGGTGACCGCCTGCCTGGTCGACGGCAAGGCGATCGACGGCGAGTTCCGCATCGTCCGGGCCGACGGCCGGGTCCGGACGCTGCACATGAGGGGCGAGCCGGTACTCGACTCCGACGGTTGCACGGCCTCCATGTGGGCCGTACTGCGGGACGTGAGTGAACTGCGCCGGAGCCAGCGGGCGGTGCGCGAGTCACGGGACTCGCTGCAGCGCCAGCGGGAGATCGCGCAGACCGAGCACCGGCTGGCGGTCGAGCTGCAGGAAGCCGTGCTCCCCCCGTGGCGCGGCTCCCTGCGGTTCCCGCACGGCAACGCGGGCACCCTGGACGTGGCCGCCCACTACCTGCCCTCCGCGACCAGCGCGCTGATCGGCGGCGACTGGTACGACGCCCTCGAACTCCCCGACGGCAGCTCGATGCTGACCGTCGGCGACCTGACCGGCCACGGCGTGACAGCCACCTCCGGGATGGCGATGATGCTGGGCGCCCTGCGCGGCATGGCCATGGCCGGGATCGAGCCCGGCCCGCTGATGGGCTGGCTCAACCAGCTCCTCGAAACTTCCGTCCAGCCCGCGCTCGGCTCGGCCGTGTGCTGCCGCTACGACGCCACGCGCCGCGTCCTGTCCTGGGCGCAGGCAGGCCACCCGGCACCCCTGCTGTTCCGGCGCGGATCGGGCCGGTCCCTGCTGCCGCCGGAGGGGGTGCTGCTGGGCGCGACCTCCGGGGCGGCGTACGGGCAGGCCGAGGAGCGGCTCGAAGTGGGCGACGTACTCGTGCTCCACACGGACGGACTGACCCCGCGCAGCATCGAGTTCAGCCGCGCGGACGGCTCGGAACGCCTCCTGGCACTCGCGCCGCGGTTCTCGGCGGCGCGGTCGGCGCAGGACTGCGTGCGGATGGTGATCGAGGAGTTCGGCGAGAGCGAGCGCGAGGACGACGCCTGCGTGCTGGTCGCCCGGGTGGGGGGATAG
- a CDS encoding SCO4226 family nickel-binding protein, translated as MAKFMDVHTDMKGITQEQLMAAHKADLAIEKEEGVHFERAWADPGTGTVYCLSEGPSADAVQRIHERTGHPANEIHPVPLSV; from the coding sequence ATGGCCAAGTTCATGGATGTCCACACGGACATGAAGGGCATCACCCAGGAGCAGCTGATGGCCGCCCACAAGGCGGACCTGGCGATCGAAAAGGAAGAAGGTGTCCACTTCGAGCGGGCGTGGGCCGACCCGGGGACGGGCACGGTCTACTGCCTCTCCGAGGGCCCGTCCGCCGACGCGGTCCAGCGGATCCACGAGCGCACGGGACACCCCGCGAACGAGATCCACCCGGTGCCGCTGAGCGTGTAG